In Pacificitalea manganoxidans, a single window of DNA contains:
- a CDS encoding ABC transporter substrate-binding protein has protein sequence MTRTALATPLTLAFALGLPFAAQAETLTLYTSQPNADAQQTVDAFMAANPGIDVDWVRDGTTQLMARLTAETEAGAAQPDVLLIADTVTLEGMAQQGQLAAYTSPEAEAYDPALYSAEGYYYSTKLITSGIAYNTGVETPPASWSDLAADDMANLTAMPSPLYSGAALIHLATLTSNPDLGWEYYEKLAANNARAEGGNGGTFKAIASGEKPYGTVVDFLVIRAKQDGSPVEFVFPEEGVSYVTEPVAILADADNMDAAQKFVDFVLSEAGQELVLEQGYIPARNDMGMPEGFPARDEIKLMDFDPAQALADADANKARFAEMFGVK, from the coding sequence ATGACCCGCACCGCCCTTGCCACGCCCCTCACCCTCGCGTTTGCGCTGGGTCTGCCGTTTGCCGCGCAGGCCGAAACGCTGACGCTTTACACCTCGCAGCCCAATGCGGATGCGCAGCAAACCGTCGACGCCTTCATGGCTGCCAATCCCGGCATCGACGTGGACTGGGTCCGCGACGGCACCACGCAGTTGATGGCCCGTCTGACGGCGGAAACCGAGGCCGGCGCGGCGCAGCCCGACGTGCTGCTGATCGCTGACACCGTGACGCTGGAAGGCATGGCGCAGCAAGGTCAGCTTGCCGCCTATACCTCCCCCGAGGCCGAGGCGTATGATCCCGCGCTCTACAGCGCCGAGGGCTATTACTACTCGACCAAGCTCATCACCTCCGGCATCGCCTATAACACCGGCGTCGAGACCCCGCCTGCCAGCTGGTCCGACCTTGCCGCCGACGATATGGCAAACCTGACCGCGATGCCCTCGCCGCTGTATTCCGGGGCCGCGCTGATCCACCTTGCGACGCTGACCTCCAACCCGGATCTGGGCTGGGAGTATTACGAGAAGCTCGCCGCCAACAACGCCCGCGCCGAAGGCGGCAACGGCGGCACGTTCAAAGCCATCGCGTCGGGCGAAAAGCCCTACGGCACCGTGGTCGATTTCCTCGTGATCCGCGCCAAGCAGGACGGCTCCCCGGTGGAATTCGTCTTCCCGGAGGAAGGCGTGAGCTATGTGACCGAGCCGGTCGCGATCCTCGCGGACGCCGACAATATGGATGCCGCGCAGAAATTCGTGGATTTCGTGCTGAGCGAGGCCGGGCAGGAATTGGTGCTGGAGCAAGGCTACATCCCCGCCCGCAACGACATGGGCATGCCCGAAGGCTTCCCCGCGCGCGATGAGATCAAGCTGATGGATTTCGACCCGGCACAGGCGCTGGCCGATGCCGACGCCAACAAGGCGCGCTTCGCCGAGATGTTCGGCGTGAAAT